One Athene noctua chromosome 28, bAthNoc1.hap1.1, whole genome shotgun sequence DNA window includes the following coding sequences:
- the BRF2 gene encoding transcription factor IIIB 50 kDa subunit: MAARGSCPACGSAALVEDSHYAQQQLVCAACGCVLAEGLLTTTYAEEEHLREVAYSQSTGQKEQLSRCLQRGIRRVQDLCKVLQLPTVFEETAVSYVQRALQHPSFHLVSLEKKELLGGCCVFVTCRQHNWPLTMGTICSLLYAKQELFASVYLSLQKELELSVPALSLADLVKTHLNSFRLFQHAADIPAPFVENKEKVVARTMQIVELASETWLVTGRHPVPIVTAAAFLSWQSLQPAARLACTLARFCKLAGVDLPPPAHLRLKELLEILLRMASQLAWLRVFNLDKKTVVKHIGDLLQHRIFLLKSAFCPEDEEEQQCAAAPGEASPGSAGGAVQGGGCPSAGKRRPLLPPCLVNPRKRLRTAAPSASDSAVTGEEPISDGEIEQYLRGPEEIRAFRKAQAWL, translated from the exons ATGGCGGCGCGGGGCAGCTGCCCGGCCTGCGGCTCCGCGGCGCTGGTGGAGGACTCGCACTACGCGCAGCAGCAGCTGGTCTGCGCCGCCTGCGGCTGCGTCCTCGCCGAGGGGCTCCTCACCACCACCTACGCCGAGGAGGAGCATCTCCGAG AGGTGGCCTATTCCCAGAGCACTGGCCAGAAAGAGCAGCTGAGCCGCTGCCTGCAGCGAG GGATCAGGCGGGTCCAGGATCTCTGTAAAGTCCTCCAGCTCCCGACGGTGTTTGAGGAAACGGCGGTGTCGTACGTCCAGAGAGCTCTGCAGCACCCCTCCTTCCACCTGGTCAGTCTGGAGAAGAAGGagctcctggggggctgctgcgTCTTCGTGACTTGTCGACAGCACAACTGGCCCCTGACGATGGGGACGATCTGCTCCCTCCTTTACGCGAAGCAGGAGCTGTTTGCCAGCGTCTACCTGAGCCTGCAGAAAGAGCTCGAGCTCTCTGTGCCGGCCCTGAGCCTGGCGGATCTGGTGAAGACTCACCTGAACAG TTTTCGGCTGTTCCAGCACGCGGCTGACATCCCGGCCCCTTTTGTGGAGAACAAGGAGAAGGTGGTGGCCCGAACGATGCAGATCGTGGAGCTGGCCAGCGAGACGTGGCTGGTGACCGGCCGGCACCCTGTCCCCATCGTCACGGCCGCGGCGTTCCTGTCGTGGCAGTCGCTGCAGCCGGCCGCCCGCCTCGCCTGCACCCTGGCACGCTTCTGCAAGCTGGCGGGCGTGGACCTGCCGCCGCCGGCGCACCTGAGGCTGAAGGAGCTCCTCGAGATCCTCCTGAGAATGGCCTCCCAGCTCGCCTGGCTGCGGGTGTTTAACCTGGACAAGAAAACTGTGGTCAAGCACATCGGGGACCTGCTGCAACACCgaattttcctgctgaaaagcGCCTTCTGCCCGGAGGATGAGGAGGAGCAGCAGTGTGCGGCGGCCCCGGGTGAGGCCTCCCCCGGGTCAGCGGGGGGGGCAGTGCAGGGCGGGGGCTGTCCCTCGGCGGGGAAGCGCCGGCCCTTGCTGCCGCCCTGCCTCGTCAATCCGAGGAAGAGGCTGCGCACGGCAGCGCCGAGCGCTTCGGACTCTGCCGTCACCGGCGAGGAGCCCATCTCCGACGGCGAGATCGAGCAGTACCTGCGCGGCCCGGAGGAGATCCGGGCCTTCAGGAAGGCCCAGGCCTGGCTGTGA